The proteins below are encoded in one region of Cololabis saira isolate AMF1-May2022 chromosome 13, fColSai1.1, whole genome shotgun sequence:
- the cilp2 gene encoding cartilage intermediate layer protein 1 yields the protein MLELNKLAFLLSCLAWLPLGQGSGMTRDMYNRNRRLAVNTFTDSQTTGVTEWTSWFNIDHPGGNGDYERLEAIRFYYRERICARPTAMEARTTDWVAAVDTGEVVHSSLEKGFWCINKEQPLGRVCSNYHVRFQCPPVQSYWTDWTEWGSCSTTVCNDVGIQVRQRKCVSAQPMPLLFVPACQGHHSERMECSTPPCTAKWSPWGRWGVCSVTCGGGRRTRRRTCLRTSVTVQCSGRPVEVQKCGKNPCPVKCQLVCAVGRPSEDCSRCVCKGHSLHGEIYTVTGVPVAGASVALASHPKVIQARTDVKGQFRLTGVCSSSSTSVTIKKEKFAPITVSTSSNTTGLSWLRAVLRSAEKPYIVKHPEDKVRYEGGRVLLCCTATGSPAPDKYYWYHNGTLLDRKFYKYEEDLVLRDLKPEQSGQYYCKTSGPAGSIKSSPAILTVIAKGTPACSSTPESHLVRLPMDCVQPGTNSKYYNAGRCPFNKCAGSLDFDMRCRDGTGFCCGVQTMESRVIDCGSYSLPIKAVANCGCQKCVQPTVLVRGRVATADNGEPLRFGHIYIGKERVGTTGYQGGFTLQIAPDTQRLVVNFVDPTEKFLDTPKVFIFDKKGGSIYHDVKVMRKQIPIDINAAETNFIDLGEIKGEDPIGQLVIPPNSFHKDNGEVYEGTVKASVTFIDPRNITTAAAAPGDLNFVDDEGDMLPLRTYGMFSVDFRDETNKEMLGAGAVQVLLDTQHVKMQEHIPKMKLWSLNPDTGVWEEESDFSYSTTTSGGHGRSKREERTFLIGNMEIRERRLFNLDVPENRRCYVKVRAYMSDKFLPTEQLEGVVISLINLEPKPGYSSNPRAWGRFDSVITGPSGACLPAFCDAMRPDAYTAYVTAMLSGEELEAAPSSPKMNPNIIGVSQPYLDKIDYQRSDHDDPALKKTAFRINLAKPNQNNLDETNGPIYPYQNLIACENAPVDANHFRFFRVEKDKYEYNVVPFEENDLTTWTGDYLSWWPNPQEFRACFIKVKIHGTKEVMIRSRNMGGTHPQTKEKLYGIRDIRSTRDMREANTSAACVEFKCSGMLYDQAEVDRSLISLLPQGNCRRVGVNNLLHEYLIKHPPVAQSNDSHAFTMLAPVDPLGHNYGIYTVTDQNPRVAKEIAIGRCFDGTSDGFSREMKSDSGVAMTFSCPERKINRESLFQRLQTNPSQTLSQMARDMRELNRLQVPRSATQVVAYPSEQQDGTQGRRVSSSTRRRSSMRVQQRQ from the exons GATCGGGGATGACCAGAGACATGTACAACAGGAACAGGAGACTGGCTGTCAACACATTCACTGACTCACAGACAACAG GCGTGACTGAGTGGACCTCTTGGTTCAATATCGACCATCCCGGGGGAAATGGAGACTACGAACGCCTGGAGGCCATCCGTTTCTACTACAGGGAGAGAATCTGTGCTCGGCCTACGGCTATGGAGGCTCGCACAACAGACTGGGTGGCAGCTGTAGATACCGGCGAAGTGGTCCACTCGAGTTTAGAGAAGGGCTTCTGGTGCATCAACAAAGAGCAGCCACTTGGCCGTGTCTGTTCCAACTACCATGTTCGATTTCAGTGTCCCCCAG TGCAGAGCTATTGGACTGACTGGACTGAATGGGGCTCTTGTTCAACCACGGTTTGCAACGATGTGGGAATCCAGGTTCGTCAAAGGAAGTGTGTGAGTGCTCAGCCCATGCCCCTGCTGTTTGTTCCAGCATGTCAGGGGCACCACTCAGAGAGGATGGAGTGCTCCACCCCCCCATGTACAG CCAAGTGGAGTCCATGGGGTCGTTGGGGGGTGTGCTCGGTGACCTGTGGAGGGGGTCGGAGGACAAGGCGACGGACCTGTCTGAGGACCTCAGTGACAGTGCAGTGTTCAGGCCGACCTGTTGAAGTACAAAAGTGTGGAAAGAATCCATGCCCAG TCAAATGTCAGCTCGTCTGCGCAGTAGGTCGTCCTAGTGAGGACTGCAGCCGTTGCGTGTGTAAGGGTCATTCCCTGCATGGAGAAATCTACACGGTGACTGGAGTCCCAGTGGCAGGAGCAAGTGTGGCTCTAGCCAGCCATCCCAAAGTCATTCAAGCTCGTACGGATGTCAAAGGGCAGTTCAGGCTCACAGGAGTCTGCTCCTCCAGTTCAACTTCAGTCACTATCAAGAAGGAGAAGTTTGCCCCGATAACTGTCTCGACCTCCAGCAATACAACAGGGTTGTCCTGGTTACGGGCTGTCCTTAGATCCGCAG AAAAACCATACATCGTGAAGCACCCAGAGGACAAAGTACGTTATGAAGGAGGACGGGTGCTGTTGTGCTGCACGGCAACAGGATCACCGGCACCTGACAAATACTACTG GTACCACAATGGGACTCTGCTGGACAGAAAATTCTACAAGTATGAAGAGGACCTCGTACTGCGTGATCTAAAGCCAGAGCAGTCAGGACAGTATTATTGCAAAACCAGCGGCCCTGCAGGCAGCATAAAGTCATCCCCAGCCATCCTTACCGTCATCG CAAAAGGAACACCAGCATGCAGTTCTACCCCTGAATCCCACCTCGTCAGACTACCAATGGACTGTGTTCAACCTGGAACCAACTCCAAGTACTACAATGCTGGTAGATGCCCTTTCAACAAATGTGCTGGCTCCCTAGACTTTGATATGCGCTGCAGAGATGGAACTGGATTCTGTTGTGGGGTCCAGACAATGGAGAGCCGAGTCATTGACTGTGGTAGCTACAGTCTTCCTATCAAGGCCGTGGCAAACTGCGGCTGTCAGAAGTGTGTGCAGCCAACTGTTCTGGTACGTGGCAGAGTGGCGACTGCTGACAATGGCGAGCCTCTGCGTTTTGGACACATCTATATTGGTAAAGAAAGAGTAGGCACCACAGGATACCAAGGAGGCTTCACTTTGCAAATTGCTCCAGATACCCAACGATTAGTGGTGAATTTTGTTGACCCCACTGAGAAGTTTCTTGACACTCCAAAAGTATTCATCTTTGACAAGAAAGGTGGCTCCATCTATCATGACGTGAAAGTGATGAGGAAGCAGATACCAATTGACATCAATGCTGCAGAAAccaattttattgatttaggagaaattaaagGGGAGGACCCAATAGGGCAATTGGTCATTCCTCCCAATTCCTTCCATAAGGACAATGGAGAAGTCTATGAGGGGACTGTGAAAGCCAGCGTCACATTCATTGATCCTAGAAACATCACaacagcagctgcagcaccTGGAGACCTCAACTTTGTCGATGACGAAGGTGACATGCTCCCATTGAGGACATATGGCATGTTCTCTGTGGACTTCAGAGATGAGACCAATAAGGAAATGCTTGGAGCTGGAGCTGTCCAAGTCCTCCTCGACACACAGCATGTTAAAATGCAGGAACACATTCCCAAAATGAAGTTGTGGTCTTTAAACCCAGACACAGGTGTGTGGGAGGAAGAGAGTGACTTCTCCTACAGCACAACAACTTCTGGAGGTCATGGGCGGAGCAAGCGTGAGGAGCGTACATTCCTCATAGGCAACATGGAGATCAGAGAACGCAGACTCTTCAACTTGGATGTCCCTGAAAACAGACGCTGTTATGTTAAAGTCCGTGCATACATGAGTGACAAATTCCTTCCTACTGAACAACTGGAGGGTGTTGTAATCAGTTTGATAAACCTGGAGCCAAAACCTGGTTATTCGTCTAACCCCAGGGCATGGGGTCGCTTTGACAGCGTCATAACTGGGCCCAGTGGAGCCTGCTTGCCAGCTTTCTGTGATGCCATGAGGCCTGACGCTTACACAGCTTATGTTACTGCAATGCTAAGTGGAGAAGAATTGGAGGCAGCTCCTTCTTCCCCAAAGATGAATCCAAACATCATTGGAGTGTCTCAGCCCTATCTAGATAAAATAGACTACCAGCGTTCAGACCATGATGATCCAGCTCTGAAGAAAACAGCCTTCAGAATCAACTTGGCAAAGCCTAACCAAAACAATCTTGATGAGACCAATGGACCAATATATCCATACCAGAATTTAATAGCTTGTGAAAATGCCCCTGTGGATGCAAACCACTTCAGGTTTTTTAGAGTGGAAAAGGACAAGTATGAGTACAATGTTGTTCCCTTTGAGGAGAATGATTTGACAACCTGGACAGGAGACTACCTCTCCTGGTGGCCAAACCCTCAGGAGTTCAGAGCATGCTTCATCAAAGTGAAGATTCATGGAACGAAGGAAGTGATGATCAGGTCGAGGAATATGGGAGGAACACACCcacagacaaaagaaaaactttaTGGTATTAGAGACATTCGCAGTACCCGTGACATGCGAGAGGCCAACACCTCGGCTGCCTGTGTCGAATTCAAATGTAGTGGCATGTTATATGATCAAGCAGAGGTGGATAGATCACTCATATCATTGCTTCCACAGGGTAATTGTCGCAGGGTTGGTGTCAACAATCTCCTACATGAGTATCTCATTAAACATCCACCAGTCGCTCAAAGCAATGATTCACATGCTTTCACCATGTTGGCACCTGTGGATCCTCTGGGACACAACTATGGAATCTACACTGTCACAGACCAGAACCCCAGAGTGGCCAAAGAGATCGCTATTGGGCGCTGCTTTGATGGCACCTCAGATGGTTTCTCCAGAGAGATGAAGTCAGATTCTGGAGTGGCTATGACGTTCAGCTGTCCAGAGAGGAAAATTAACAGGGAAAGCCTCTTCCAACGTCTTCAGACCAACCCCAGCCAGACATTGTCACAGATGGCAAGGGATATGAGGGAGTTAAACCGCCTGCAGGTGCCGAGATCAGCCACCCAGGTGGTGGCTTATCCCTCAGAGCAGCAGGATGGGACCCAGGGTCGCAGAGTGAGTTCTTCAACCAGGAGGAGATCATCAATGAGAGTGCAGCAGCGTCAGTAG